A single window of Salvia splendens isolate huo1 chromosome 8, SspV2, whole genome shotgun sequence DNA harbors:
- the LOC121745934 gene encoding uncharacterized protein LOC121745934, translating into MQEIQETQREQRAALEMLTQQLSLVATSLGELKGNDGRIPANEQPPGREHISEVSLRSGRVYQGPSYPATSQTIDPEPNREEKEEPKVVDQAKEKGKEKVGDETSEGNQKEGGEKVKPYPYRGMVARRKDATIDVASMFKDVDVKVPLLTAFKIPPVSKFIKDYLAGKVNEEGRMIADETVSAVIQRNDLSSKKTDPGMFTLPISIGDVQVEHAMCDLGASINVLPYSIYQWLGKAKLVDTDIMIQLTDKSCIHPEGILEDVIVKVNNFLYPADFFVIKMTEPATKESSGVLLGRPFLSTASTIIDVRNGTISLDFKEEQYTFNIDEAMKRPADGENVYSIDVTEPLVHEYLEEEFLKRQFTDSAADKEV; encoded by the coding sequence ATGCAGGAAATCCAGGAAACTCAGAGGGAGCAGCGGGCGGCATTAGAGATGCTGACACAACAACTTTCTCTAGTTGCAACGTCGCTAGGAGAGTTAAAGGGAAATGACGGAAGAATTCCAGCTAATGAACAGCCGCCTGGGCGTGAACACATTAGCGAAGTGTCCCTAAGGTCGGGAAGGGTCTACCAAGGCCCCAGTTATCCTGCGACGTCCCAAACAATTGATCCTGAACCAAACCGTGAAGAGAAGGAAGAACCCAAGGTGGTGGATCAAGCGAAAGAGAAAGGCAAGGAAAAAGTGGGAGATGAAACCTCGGAAGGAAATCAGAAAGAGGGGGGTGAGAAAGTTAAGCCGTATCCGTACCGCGGAATGGTGGCAAGAAGGAAGGATGCCACAATCGATGTGGCGAGTATGTTCAAAGATGTGGACGTTAAAGTACCACTCTTAACGGCATTTAAAATTCCCCCTGTCAGCAAGTTTATTAAAGACTACCTGGCAGGGAAAGTCAATGAGGAGGGTAGAATGATTGCAGATGAAACTGTCTCTGCCGTGATCCAACGGAATGACCTCTCTTCAAAGAAGACCGACCCAGGAATGTTCACGCTCCCAATTTCAATCGGAGACGTCCAGGTGGAGCACGCCATGTGCGACCTGGGGGCATCTATCAATGTTCTGCCATACTCCATCTATCAATGGCTGGGAAAGGCAAAGCTAGTCGACACGGATATAATGATACAGCTGACCGACAAATCATGTATTCACCCGGAAGGAATTTTGGAAGATGTTATTGTTAAGGTAAATAACTTtctgtacccagctgatttcttCGTAATCAAGATGACGGAGCCCGCAACAAAGGAGTCAAGCGGAGTCCTACTAGGACGGCCGTTCTTGTCCACAGCCAGCACTATCATAGACGTACGGAATGGAACGATCAGCCTAGATTTCAAAGAAGAACAGTACACGTTCAATATTGATGAGGCCATGAAAAGGCCAGCCGACGGAGAGAACGTGTACTCCATCGATGTGACTGAGCCCTTGGTACATGAGTATTTGGAGGAAGAATTTTTAAAAAGGCAGTTCACTGACTCCGCCGCAGATAAGGAAGTCTAA
- the LOC121745935 gene encoding uncharacterized protein LOC121745935, with protein sequence MDDQAVASAINDFCELPKPAGSSGTAQVSSLAKRHDQGELLERDTAENPLPNEEPKPAKELKPLPAHLKYAYLGEDETKPIIINNQLTQGQEDRLLEVLRRNQRAIGWKLTDLLVGKQYFSFVDGYSGYFQIAVNPEDQEKTTFTCPFGTYAYRRMPFGLCNAPGTLQRCMMSIFSDLLEDCIEIFMDDFTVYGDDFDQGLHSLNRVLERCRQKDLVLNFEKCHFMVTEGIVLGHIVSSRGIEVDFHILPTRRRSEPFWGTLGSIDDS encoded by the exons ATGGACGACCAAGCCGTCGCAAGTGCAATAAATGATTTTTGCGAGCTCCCAAAGCCAGCTGGGTCAAGTGGGACAGCTCAAGTATCTAGCCTAGCGAAGCGGCATGATCAAGGCGAGCTACTGGAAAGAGACACAGCAGAAAACCCTCTGCCCAATGAAGAACCAAAACCTGCAAAAGAGTTAAAACCCCTTCCCGCACATCTAAAGTATGCCTACCTGGGTGAAGATGAAACCAAGCCTATCATCATCAACAATCAATTAACCCAGGGGCAGGAAGACAGATTGCTGGAAGTATTAAGAAGGAATCAGAGGGCCATCGGCTGGAAGCTGACAGATTTG TTGGTAGGGAAGCAGTACTTCAGTTTCGTGGATGGTTATAGTGGCTATTTCCAGATTGCTGTGAATCCAGAAGACCAGGAGAAGACGACGTTCACCTGCCCTTTTGGCACTTACGCTTACAGGAGAATGCCTTTTGGCCTCTGTAACGCCCCGGGCACCTTAcagagatgcatgatgagcattttctcaGACCTATTGGAGGACTGCATTGAGATtttcatggacgattttactGTCTATGGGGATGATTTTGATCAAGGGCTGCATAGTCTGAACAGGGTATTGGAAAGATGCCGCCAGAAGGACTTGGttctgaatttcgagaaatgccattttatggttaccGAAGGAATAGTCTTGGGCCACATAGTGTCAAGCAGAGGGATCGAGGTCGACTTCCATATCCTACCAACCAgaaggagatcagagccttTCTGGGGCACGCTGGGTTCTATAGACGattcataa